Part of the Desulfohalovibrio reitneri genome is shown below.
CCCCTTCGGCAATGCTGAGAAGTTCAGGGAAGCAATACAAGGCTGGGCGTCGACCGCTACTTTCGCGGACGGTGACGAGAATCTTTTCGTCGCGCAGAAGGGAGAGGATGCGGCTGGCTGTTGGCCTTGGGATGTCGGATTCCTTGATAAACAAGGGAGTGAAGAAAATCGGAGTGTTGAAAATGAAGTCAACAGCCCTGATGGCATGCTGGGAGGTTCTTCCGGAATTGTCGTGGGTAGCAGCCTGAGGTAGTCCTCTGTTCTAGAGGAGACATTGCTCATGAGGGACATCGATTTCTATGCTCAGATTCTTGGCATTGACCACCCCTGGCATGTGGATGACGTGAAGCTCCAGACTGGGGCTGGGCGAGTGGATGTGTGGATCGATCATGAGCCTGGCGCTCTTTGGTCTTGCCCAGAGTGCGGGCGAGAGTTGGCTTGCCGGGATCATGCCGAAGAACGGACATGGAGACATCTAGATACCTGCCAGTTCAAGACATTTCTTCATGCACGTATTCCACGAGTTAACTGTCCTGATCACGGCGTACGCCAAGCACAGGTCCCCTGGGCCGCTCCCCATTCTCGTTTCACCCTGCTCATGGAGCGCATGGCCATTGACGTGATTACGGCCTGTTCGACCATCGAAGGTGCACGCAGGCTGTTGCGTATTTCCTGGGACGAGACCTGGGGGATCATGGAACGAGCCGTCAAAAGAGGCTTGAGCCGCAAGGAACAGCGCAATATCCACTACCTCGGGGTGGACGAGAAGGCTTTCCGCAAGGGACACAAGTACATGACCGTCGTCTGCGATCTGATGAGGGGCACAGTTGAGCATGTTGCTGAAGATCGCCGAACGGCGAGCCTCGAGGCGTATTATCAAAGCCTGAGTAGCGAGCAGCTGGAAGCAGTGCGGGCCGTGAGCATGGACATGTGGCAGCCGTATTTTTCGGCCACTATGAAGTGGATCCCTGAGGCAAGCCGGAAAATCGTCTTTGACCGTTTCCACGTCATGCAACACGTGGGGAAAGCGGTGGACACTGTCCGGCGTCAGGAACACAAGGCCCTGATGGCCGAAGGGGAGTCAATCCTCAAGGGCACCAGATACCTGTGGCTTTACGGCGAAAGCCGTCTGCCGGATAAGCACAGACCTCGGTTCGATGACCTCAAGCAGGCCAACCTGAAGACGGCCAAAGCCTGGGCCATGAAGGAAAGCCTGCAGGATCTGTGGGGCTACATGAGCCCTGGCTGGGCAAAGAGGTTCCTGGAGAAATGGTGCGGTTGGGCCACGCGATCCCGGATCACGCCGATGAAGAAGGTGGCCCAGACCTTGAGAGCTCACATGGACAACGTGGTGACCTTTTGCCGGCATCGAATCACCAACGCCGTGGCCGAGGGACTGAACAGCAAGATCATGGCAATCAAACGCCGAGCTTGCGGCTACAGGAACAAAGAGCACTTCAAGACGGCGATCTACTTCTTCTGTGGTGGATTGGACCTCTATCCGGCCTGCAAAACCGGAGCCACCCACTGAAATCCCGGAAGGACCTGCTGGGAATGTGTGACATCCACAACGTGCGTTTTGAGTCTTTCATAGAGTTGGAGAATCGCGCGGGCTTTCCGGTCGTTGGCGTTCGCCTGTTCAGTGATGCCTTTGAGGAAAAAAATACACCAATCGGTCCAGGCATCATCACGCGAGACAGCCCGTAAACATTCCAAATATTCATCGCGGTTCTCTTCAAGATAGCCACTCATATAAAAATCCGGGCTGGATAGCAGCTTTCGTTGATACAAAAAAAGTGGAATGAGCATTCGTCCGAGTCTGCCGTTTCCATCTTCAAATGGATGCAGCGCTTCGAATTCGACGTGCATAACGGCTAGTTGGACAAGCGCATCAAACACATTTTCACTTTGTATATACCTTTCCCAGTCGTCCATGCCATTTTGAAGATGCTCAGGAGGGATCGGAACAAAGCTCGCTTCTTCGATGGTACACCCCTTTGAACCAATCCAGTTTTGCTCTTTGCGGTATTGTCCAGGTGATTTGTTTCTGCCACGGACACCACGCATCAAAATGTCATGCGCCGCTCTAAGGATATGTTGGGAAAGAGGCCTTTGTTCCATTTCTTTGGTGCAAGCCATCATGGCCTTGCGATAATTCAGTACCTCCTCGGCATCATCCCTCTTGGGCTGTGTCATGCGTTCGGATTCACCCCCCGCTTCAATCTCCAGAACCTCACCTATAGTTACATTTGTTCCCTCGATTTTTGATGAAAGAACAGCCTCTTGGGTTGTCAGAGGAGAGAGCAGGACATGTTTGTTGGGAATAGCTGAAAGGAGGCCATCGTATCTACCTAGCGCAATAGTTGCTGGGCCGATAAGAGGAAAAAGCCTTTCAAGGTCAATATTGGTTGGTGGAAATTTTCCAAGATGATAGCGAACGGGGGATTTGCGCATTTGATTTGTGGATGTGTCGGATTTCAATTTGGATGATAAAGTGCCCAGAACCTCAGACCGCGCCCACTTCGTTGAGGAAATCGCCCAGTTTCTTGTCCGTGCCGCTCACGTGGCTGGTCCACCAGTCAGTGAGGTAGTCCAGCAGTTCGGCCGAGAGGTCGTTCTTGCCCGCGGCGTAGTCGCCCAGAAATCCCAGGACGCGGTCGGTGAACTCCAGGTGCTGGTCCAGGTGGGCCGAGGTCTCGGGATAGTCGTGCTCCAGCATCAGCCGCTCCTCGGTGGCGAAGTGGTAGCCCGCGTAGTCCGAGAGCTCGCGGATGGTGGCGGCCAGGTGTTCCCGCTCGCGTCCGGCCATGTACGCCTCGAACAGCTCGTTGATGAGGCCGGTCAGGTGGTCGTGCTGGCGGTCCATGGCCTC
Proteins encoded:
- a CDS encoding ISL3 family transposase is translated as MRDIDFYAQILGIDHPWHVDDVKLQTGAGRVDVWIDHEPGALWSCPECGRELACRDHAEERTWRHLDTCQFKTFLHARIPRVNCPDHGVRQAQVPWAAPHSRFTLLMERMAIDVITACSTIEGARRLLRISWDETWGIMERAVKRGLSRKEQRNIHYLGVDEKAFRKGHKYMTVVCDLMRGTVEHVAEDRRTASLEAYYQSLSSEQLEAVRAVSMDMWQPYFSATMKWIPEASRKIVFDRFHVMQHVGKAVDTVRRQEHKALMAEGESILKGTRYLWLYGESRLPDKHRPRFDDLKQANLKTAKAWAMKESLQDLWGYMSPGWAKRFLEKWCGWATRSRITPMKKVAQTLRAHMDNVVTFCRHRITNAVAEGLNSKIMAIKRRACGYRNKEHFKTAIYFFCGGLDLYPACKTGATH
- a CDS encoding Fic family protein; amino-acid sequence: MRKSPVRYHLGKFPPTNIDLERLFPLIGPATIALGRYDGLLSAIPNKHVLLSPLTTQEAVLSSKIEGTNVTIGEVLEIEAGGESERMTQPKRDDAEEVLNYRKAMMACTKEMEQRPLSQHILRAAHDILMRGVRGRNKSPGQYRKEQNWIGSKGCTIEEASFVPIPPEHLQNGMDDWERYIQSENVFDALVQLAVMHVEFEALHPFEDGNGRLGRMLIPLFLYQRKLLSSPDFYMSGYLEENRDEYLECLRAVSRDDAWTDWCIFFLKGITEQANANDRKARAILQLYERLKTHVVDVTHSQQVLPGFQWVAPVLQAG
- a CDS encoding bacteriohemerythrin is translated as MTPRIKWDESYHVGVEAMDRQHDHLTGLINELFEAYMAGREREHLAATIRELSDYAGYHFATEERLMLEHDYPETSAHLDQHLEFTDRVLGFLGDYAAGKNDLSAELLDYLTDWWTSHVSGTDKKLGDFLNEVGAV